The proteins below are encoded in one region of Palleronia sp. LCG004:
- the pcaG gene encoding protocatechuate 3,4-dioxygenase subunit alpha, producing the protein MPLENPRETPSQTAGPFVHIGTLPSLAGLSAYPAEIGASIAGPEVLGQRIAIEGCVFDGLGVPVGDMVIEVWQADPQGIYPHPADPRHADAASGFTGFGRVATDFETGAFRIETVKPGPVPGRHGHVQSPHLSLWLVARGVNVGLHTRVYFGDDDTGADPLLGMVAPAFRRETLIATPAEDGVYRFDIHLQGDKETVFLDV; encoded by the coding sequence ATGCCGCTTGAAAACCCAAGGGAGACGCCGTCTCAGACCGCCGGACCCTTCGTCCATATCGGCACCCTCCCGAGCCTTGCCGGGCTGTCAGCCTACCCCGCCGAGATCGGTGCCTCCATCGCCGGGCCCGAGGTTCTCGGACAGCGCATCGCGATCGAGGGATGCGTCTTCGACGGGCTCGGCGTTCCGGTCGGCGACATGGTGATCGAGGTCTGGCAGGCCGATCCGCAGGGCATTTATCCCCACCCGGCCGATCCGCGGCACGCCGATGCCGCGTCCGGCTTTACCGGCTTCGGTCGTGTCGCCACCGATTTCGAGACCGGCGCGTTCCGGATCGAGACGGTGAAGCCCGGCCCCGTGCCGGGAAGGCATGGGCATGTCCAGTCGCCGCACCTCTCGCTCTGGCTGGTGGCGCGGGGGGTGAATGTGGGCTTGCACACGCGGGTCTATTTCGGCGACGACGACACCGGGGCGGATCCGCTCCTCGGCATGGTCGCTCCCGCCTTCCGTCGCGAAACCCTGATCGCGACTCCGGCGGAGGACGGCGTCTATCGCTTCGACATTCATCTTCAGGGCGACAAGGAGACGGTGTTCCTCGATGTCTGA
- the pcaH gene encoding protocatechuate 3,4-dioxygenase subunit beta: MSFEYHQRDRRQHPPALTPDYKTTVTRASRLPLLSVENSLSEITGPTFSHAALGDLDHDLVHNYTGAPAMGERTIVHGRVTDGNGNPVPGALLEVWQANAGGRYRHVKDGYVAPLDPNFGGCGRCLTDETGYYAFRTVKPGAYPFRNLSNSWRMAHIHFSIFGAGLAQRLITQMYFEGDPLRAQDPIAQTIPDPAALDRLMAPLDLDASVPLDSLAYRFDIVLRGRRQTMFENKLEGA, encoded by the coding sequence GTGAGTTTCGAATATCATCAGCGGGACCGGCGCCAGCACCCACCTGCCCTGACGCCGGACTACAAGACGACCGTCACGCGCGCGTCCCGGCTGCCGCTTCTGTCGGTCGAGAATTCGCTATCGGAGATCACCGGGCCGACCTTCTCCCATGCTGCGCTGGGGGACCTCGACCACGACCTCGTGCACAACTATACCGGCGCGCCTGCGATGGGAGAGCGGACCATCGTCCACGGCCGGGTCACCGACGGGAACGGCAACCCCGTGCCGGGCGCGCTTCTGGAAGTCTGGCAAGCCAATGCCGGCGGACGCTACCGGCATGTGAAGGACGGCTACGTCGCACCGCTCGATCCGAATTTCGGCGGCTGCGGGCGCTGCCTGACGGACGAGACAGGCTACTACGCGTTCCGCACGGTAAAACCCGGAGCCTATCCGTTCCGGAACTTGTCCAACTCGTGGCGCATGGCGCATATCCATTTCTCGATCTTCGGCGCGGGCTTGGCGCAGAGGCTGATCACCCAGATGTATTTCGAGGGCGATCCCCTGCGCGCCCAGGACCCGATCGCGCAGACGATCCCCGACCCGGCGGCGCTCGATCGGCTCATGGCCCCCCTCGATCTCGACGCCTCGGTGCCGCTCGACAGCCTCGCCTACCGGTTCGACATCGTACTGAGAGGGCGGCGACAGACCATGTTCGAGAACAAGCTGGAGGGGGCGTGA
- the pcaC gene encoding 4-carboxymuconolactone decarboxylase, whose amino-acid sequence MTTRNETGTKVRRRVLGDDHVARAERSRTSFDAPFQDFITEGAWGSVWSGPQFSLRERSLVTLALLAGLGNFEEFALHVRATANTGASPEDVREALMHVAVYAGVPRANHAIKVAKEIYAEMGVNL is encoded by the coding sequence ATGACGACACGAAACGAAACCGGCACGAAGGTGCGGCGGCGGGTTCTGGGCGATGATCACGTGGCCCGTGCAGAGCGGTCCAGAACGTCGTTCGACGCGCCGTTCCAGGACTTCATCACCGAAGGGGCCTGGGGATCGGTCTGGTCGGGACCGCAGTTCAGCCTGCGGGAGAGATCGTTGGTGACGCTGGCGCTTTTGGCGGGGTTGGGCAATTTCGAGGAGTTCGCGCTGCATGTGCGCGCGACGGCCAATACCGGCGCCAGCCCCGAGGATGTGCGCGAGGCCTTGATGCACGTGGCGGTCTATGCCGGCGTGCCCCGCGCCAATCACGCGATCAAGGTCGCGAAGGAGATCTACGCCGAGATGGGAGTGAATTTGTGA
- a CDS encoding 3-carboxy-cis,cis-muconate cycloisomerase, with amino-acid sequence MISVFDHPWLGGLFGDAAAQAIWSPERQLGHLVSVEAAWSRALGTVGRVPPDTAATAAAAIAGWTHDFDLLRQGTARDGLPVPALVRALKDAAGDAAGAVHAGATSQDIMDTALALTLRETSDLLEERIAALEAALAVLSDRFGTRPLMGRTRMQAATRITAGDRIGAWADPLPRHRARLAELRPRVERLQVGGASGDRAALGADADAMMSALSTELGLAPADRAWHAARDGVAEYASLLSLLAGSCGKIGQDICLMAQQGVEEVELAGGGGSSAMPHKHNPVRAELLVTLARSAATDVSGLHHALVHEQERSGAAWSLEWMILPGLAMTAARALGLAAEVVGNVKRIGSA; translated from the coding sequence ATGATCTCGGTCTTCGACCATCCCTGGCTCGGCGGTCTCTTCGGCGACGCGGCGGCACAGGCCATCTGGTCGCCCGAACGCCAGCTCGGCCACCTCGTATCCGTGGAGGCGGCCTGGTCCCGCGCGCTCGGCACCGTCGGACGGGTGCCTCCGGATACGGCCGCGACCGCGGCCGCGGCGATTGCCGGATGGACCCACGATTTCGACCTTCTCCGCCAAGGCACCGCCCGGGACGGCTTGCCGGTTCCCGCCCTCGTCCGCGCGCTGAAGGATGCCGCAGGCGACGCGGCGGGGGCGGTGCATGCCGGTGCCACGTCGCAGGACATAATGGACACCGCGCTTGCCCTGACCCTCCGGGAGACGTCGGATCTGCTTGAGGAGCGGATTGCCGCGCTGGAAGCTGCGCTCGCCGTACTTTCCGACCGGTTCGGAACCCGGCCCCTGATGGGTCGCACACGGATGCAGGCGGCGACTCGGATCACCGCGGGCGACCGGATCGGCGCCTGGGCCGATCCTCTGCCTCGCCACCGCGCGCGGCTGGCCGAGCTCCGTCCGCGCGTGGAACGGCTGCAGGTCGGCGGGGCATCGGGCGACCGCGCCGCTCTCGGTGCCGACGCGGACGCGATGATGTCGGCACTCTCGACGGAGCTCGGCCTTGCCCCCGCCGACAGGGCCTGGCACGCCGCGCGGGACGGGGTCGCGGAATACGCCTCCCTCCTGTCCCTTCTTGCGGGAAGCTGCGGAAAGATCGGGCAGGACATCTGCCTGATGGCGCAGCAGGGCGTCGAGGAGGTCGAACTGGCGGGCGGCGGTGGGTCTTCGGCCATGCCCCACAAGCACAATCCCGTCCGGGCCGAATTGCTTGTCACCCTCGCCCGCTCGGCCGCAACCGACGTCTCCGGCCTTCATCACGCGCTGGTCCACGAGCAGGAACGTTCCGGAGCCGCCTGGTCGCTGGAATGGATGATCCTGCCCGGCCTTGCCATGACGGCTGCACGCGCCCTCGGCCTTGCCGCGGAGGTCGTCGGGAACGTGAAGCGGATCGGGTCAGCCTAG
- the pcaD gene encoding 3-oxoadipate enol-lactonase, translating to MPDFVRIDGTVLHVDHRAGTGRAVVFLNSLGTDLRIWDAVVERLPVERPILRMDKRGHGLSQTTPADMARYAADVAATMERFGLSGALVCGVSVGGMIAQELALARPDLVAGLLLSNTGARIGDVESWTARIDALRAHGIDAMADAVLERWFSADFRVRRGIELEGYRAMLTRTPPDGYANCCAAIRDTDLRARTGDIAVPAICLAGTADLATPPELLADLAESLPRGAYREIEGVGHLPCIERPDAVAEAIRDLWDRIG from the coding sequence ATGCCCGACTTCGTCCGGATCGACGGGACCGTGCTGCATGTCGATCATCGCGCGGGCACCGGGCGCGCGGTGGTGTTCCTGAATTCTCTGGGCACGGATCTGAGGATCTGGGACGCGGTGGTGGAACGGCTTCCGGTCGAGCGCCCCATCCTGCGGATGGACAAGCGCGGCCACGGGCTGAGCCAGACGACGCCGGCCGACATGGCACGGTATGCCGCCGATGTCGCGGCCACGATGGAGCGGTTCGGCCTGTCCGGCGCGCTTGTCTGCGGCGTCTCCGTGGGCGGCATGATCGCCCAGGAACTGGCGCTCGCCCGGCCCGACCTCGTGGCGGGGCTGCTCCTCTCCAATACCGGCGCGAGGATCGGCGACGTGGAGAGCTGGACGGCGCGGATCGATGCGCTCCGTGCCCACGGGATCGACGCGATGGCCGATGCGGTGCTCGAGCGTTGGTTCTCAGCCGATTTCCGTGTCAGGCGCGGGATCGAGCTCGAGGGCTACAGGGCGATGCTGACCCGCACACCGCCCGACGGGTATGCCAATTGCTGTGCCGCGATCCGCGATACCGATCTGCGCGCGCGGACGGGCGACATCGCGGTCCCCGCGATCTGTCTTGCCGGCACGGCGGATCTCGCGACGCCGCCCGAGCTTCTCGCAGATCTGGCCGAAAGCCTGCCCCGCGGCGCGTACCGCGAGATCGAGGGCGTGGGACACCTGCCCTGCATCGAGCGGCCCGACGCCGTGGCCGAGGCGATCCGCGACCTGTGGGACCGGATCGGATGA
- a CDS encoding 3-keto-5-aminohexanoate cleavage protein — protein sequence MSDPAIICVAITGSVPRKSDNPAVPVTLTEQVESTQAAFEAGATICHAHVRNEDESPSSDPDRFAALKEGVERHCPGMIVQLSTGGRSGAGKARGGMLSLRPDMASLSVGSNNFPTRVYENPPDLVAWLAAEMREHDIKPEIEAFDLSHIYQAKAMHDRGELADIPYVQFVMGVRNAMPAVKRVFDFYVETVRDLFGPDAPWCAAGIGRHQAELNRWSAEAGGHLRTGLEDNIRLDRDRLAPSNAALVARAAEIVESAGRRVATPTEARAILGLRAA from the coding sequence ATGTCTGATCCCGCCATCATCTGCGTCGCGATCACCGGATCGGTGCCGCGCAAATCCGACAATCCGGCCGTGCCGGTCACCCTGACCGAACAGGTGGAAAGCACCCAGGCCGCCTTCGAGGCCGGGGCCACGATCTGTCACGCCCATGTCCGCAACGAGGACGAGAGCCCGAGTTCCGACCCCGACCGCTTTGCCGCCCTGAAAGAGGGGGTGGAGCGGCACTGTCCCGGCATGATCGTCCAGCTCTCCACCGGCGGCCGGTCGGGCGCGGGAAAGGCGCGTGGCGGCATGCTGTCGCTCAGACCCGACATGGCGTCGCTGTCGGTGGGATCGAACAACTTTCCCACGCGCGTCTACGAGAATCCGCCCGATCTCGTGGCCTGGCTCGCCGCCGAAATGCGCGAACACGACATCAAGCCCGAGATCGAGGCCTTCGACCTTTCCCACATCTATCAGGCGAAGGCGATGCACGACCGCGGCGAGCTAGCGGACATCCCCTACGTCCAGTTCGTCATGGGGGTGCGCAACGCGATGCCTGCCGTGAAACGGGTGTTCGATTTCTACGTCGAGACGGTGCGCGACCTCTTCGGTCCCGACGCACCCTGGTGCGCCGCCGGAATCGGACGCCACCAGGCAGAGCTGAACCGCTGGTCGGCCGAGGCCGGCGGGCACCTGCGGACCGGGCTCGAGGACAACATCCGGCTCGACCGCGACCGGCTCGCGCCGTCGAACGCGGCTCTGGTCGCGCGCGCGGCGGAAATCGTCGAGAGCGCGGGTCGCCGTGTCGCCACCCCGACCGAGGCGCGGGCCATCCTCGGGCTGCGGGCCGCCTGA